The Helicobacter pylori genome contains a region encoding:
- a CDS encoding DNA-directed RNA polymerase subunit alpha — protein sequence MKVIKTAPLIPSEIKVLEKEGNRVKISLAPFEFGYAVTLAHPIRRLLLLSSVGYAPVGLKIEGVHHEFDSLRGVTEDVSLFIMNLKNIRFIAKALVGQDSSLENQSVVVDYSFKGPMELRARDLNSEHIEIVNPEMPLATINEDAQLNFSLIIYKGMGYVPSENTRELMPEGYMPLDGSFTPIKNVVYEIENVLVEGDPNYEKIIFNIETDGQIDPYKAFLSAVKVMSKQLGVFGEKPIANTEYSGDYAQRDDAKDLSAKIESMNLSARCFNCLDKIGIKYVGELVLMSEEELKGVKNMGKKSYDEIAEKLNDLGYPVGTELSHEQRESLKKRLEKLEDKGGND from the coding sequence ATGAAAGTTATCAAAACAGCACCTTTGATCCCATCAGAAATTAAGGTGCTAGAGAAAGAGGGCAATCGGGTTAAGATTTCTCTGGCTCCATTTGAGTTTGGTTACGCTGTTACGCTTGCTCATCCTATTAGAAGACTCTTGCTTTTAAGCTCTGTGGGGTATGCTCCTGTAGGTTTAAAGATTGAAGGCGTGCATCATGAGTTTGACTCATTAAGGGGAGTTACTGAAGATGTGTCGCTTTTTATCATGAATTTAAAGAATATCCGCTTTATAGCTAAGGCGTTAGTGGGGCAGGATAGCTCTTTAGAAAACCAATCGGTTGTGGTGGATTATTCTTTTAAAGGGCCTATGGAGCTTAGGGCTAGGGATTTGAATTCTGAGCATATAGAAATCGTCAATCCGGAAATGCCCCTAGCGACAATCAACGAAGACGCTCAATTGAATTTTTCGCTCATTATCTATAAAGGAATGGGGTATGTCCCAAGCGAAAACACAAGGGAATTGATGCCTGAGGGCTACATGCCGCTAGACGGATCTTTCACGCCGATTAAAAATGTCGTTTATGAGATTGAAAACGTTTTGGTTGAGGGCGATCCTAACTATGAAAAAATCATTTTTAATATTGAAACAGACGGGCAGATTGACCCTTATAAAGCGTTTTTATCAGCGGTGAAAGTGATGAGCAAGCAACTGGGCGTTTTTGGTGAAAAACCCATTGCTAACACGGAATATTCAGGCGATTACGCTCAAAGAGATGACGCTAAAGACTTGAGCGCTAAGATTGAAAGCATGAATTTGAGCGCTAGGTGTTTTAACTGCTTGGATAAAATCGGCATCAAGTATGTGGGCGAACTCGTGTTGATGAGCGAAGAAGAGCTTAAAGGCGTGAAAAACATGGGTAAAAAATCCTATGATGAAATCGCTGAAAAATTGAATGATTTGGGCTATCCGGTAGGCACAGAATTAAGCCATGAACAAAGAGAGAGTTTAAAGAAAAGATTAGAAAAATTAGAAGATAAAGGAGGCAACGACTGA
- the rpsD gene encoding 30S ribosomal protein S4, whose protein sequence is MARYRGAVERLERRFGVSLALKGERRLSGKSALDKRAYGPGQHGQRRAKTSDYGLQLKEKQKAKMMYGISEKQFRSIFVEANRLDGNTGENLIRLIERRLDNVVYRMGFATTRSSARQLVTHGHVLVDGKRLDIPSYFVRSGQKIEIKEKTKSNPQVVRAMELTAQTGIVPWIDVEKDKKYGIFTRYPEREEVVVPIEERLIVELYSK, encoded by the coding sequence ATGGCAAGATATAGAGGCGCAGTAGAAAGATTAGAAAGGCGTTTTGGGGTTTCTTTAGCTTTAAAGGGTGAGAGGCGATTGAGCGGGAAGAGCGCACTAGATAAGAGGGCTTATGGGCCAGGCCAGCATGGGCAAAGACGCGCTAAGACTTCTGATTACGGGTTGCAGTTGAAAGAAAAGCAAAAAGCTAAAATGATGTATGGCATTTCTGAAAAGCAATTCAGGAGTATTTTTGTGGAAGCCAATCGTTTGGACGGCAATACGGGTGAAAACCTTATCCGTTTGATTGAAAGAAGATTGGACAATGTTGTCTATCGCATGGGGTTTGCGACCACTAGAAGCTCTGCTAGGCAATTGGTAACGCATGGGCATGTGCTTGTGGATGGTAAGCGTTTGGACATTCCCTCTTATTTCGTGCGTTCAGGGCAAAAAATTGAGATCAAAGAAAAAACCAAGAGCAACCCTCAAGTGGTGCGTGCGATGGAATTGACAGCTCAAACAGGGATTGTGCCATGGATTGATGTGGAAAAAGATAAAAAATACGGCATCTTCACCCGCTACCCTGAAAGAGAAGAAGTGGTTGTCCCTATTGAAGAAAGACTCATTGTAGAATTGTATTCTAAGTAA
- the rpsK gene encoding 30S ribosomal protein S11, with translation MAKRNVVAKKKVVKKNIARGVVYISATFNNTNITITDEMGNVICWSTAGGLGFKGSKKSTPYAAQQAVESALSKAKEHGVKEVGIKVQGPGSGRETAIKSVGATEGVKVLWIKDITPLPHNGCRPPKRRRV, from the coding sequence ATGGCTAAGAGAAATGTAGTGGCTAAAAAGAAAGTAGTCAAAAAGAACATTGCTAGAGGGGTTGTTTATATTTCAGCGACCTTTAATAATACCAACATCACTATCACTGATGAAATGGGTAATGTGATTTGTTGGAGCACGGCGGGTGGTTTAGGGTTTAAAGGCTCTAAAAAATCCACCCCTTATGCGGCCCAACAAGCTGTAGAAAGCGCCCTAAGCAAGGCTAAAGAGCATGGCGTTAAAGAAGTGGGCATTAAGGTTCAAGGGCCAGGCAGTGGGCGTGAGACCGCTATTAAGAGCGTGGGCGCGACAGAGGGCGTTAAAGTGCTTTGGATTAAAGACATCACCCCGCTCCCTCATAATGGTTGCAGACCCCCTAAAAGAAGAAGAGTGTAA
- the rpsM gene encoding 30S ribosomal protein S13, whose product MARIAGVDLPKKKRVEYALTYIYGIGLKSSREILEAVGISFDKRVHELSEDEVSSIAKKIQQSYLVEGDLRKKVQMDIKSLMDLGNYRGIRHRKGLPVRGQTTKNNARTRKGKKKTVGSK is encoded by the coding sequence ATGGCAAGGATTGCTGGTGTGGATTTACCAAAAAAGAAAAGAGTAGAGTATGCCCTTACCTATATTTATGGGATTGGGCTTAAGAGTTCCAGAGAGATTTTAGAAGCGGTAGGCATTTCTTTTGACAAACGCGTGCATGAATTGAGCGAAGATGAAGTGTCTAGTATCGCTAAAAAAATCCAGCAAAGCTACTTAGTAGAGGGCGATTTGCGTAAAAAAGTTCAAATGGATATTAAATCTTTAATGGACTTAGGGAATTATCGTGGGATCAGGCATCGTAAGGGTCTTCCTGTAAGAGGCCAAACCACTAAAAATAACGCTAGGACTCGTAAGGGTAAGAAAAAAACCGTGGGCAGCAAGTAG
- the rpmJ gene encoding 50S ribosomal protein L36: MKVRPSVKKMCDKCKIIKRRGVIRVICATPKHKQRQG; this comes from the coding sequence ATGAAAGTCAGGCCATCAGTGAAAAAGATGTGCGATAAGTGCAAAATTATTAAAAGAAGGGGCGTGATTAGAGTGATCTGCGCTACCCCTAAACACAAACAAAGACAAGGATAA
- the infA gene encoding translation initiation factor IF-1, with translation MARDDVIEVDGKVIEALPNATFKVELDNKHVVLCRISGKMRMHYIRIALGDRVKLELTPYSLDKGRITFRYK, from the coding sequence ATGGCAAGAGATGATGTTATAGAAGTGGATGGGAAAGTGATTGAGGCGTTGCCTAACGCCACTTTTAAGGTGGAGTTAGACAATAAGCATGTGGTGTTGTGCCGTATTTCTGGAAAGATGCGCATGCACTATATTAGGATTGCTTTAGGCGATAGGGTCAAGCTAGAGCTTACGCCCTATAGCTTAGACAAAGGCCGGATAACTTTTAGATATAAATAA
- the map gene encoding type I methionyl aminopeptidase — MAISIKSPKEIKALRKAGELTAQALALLEREVRPGVSLLELDKMAEDFIKSSHARPAFKGLYGFPNSVCMSLNEVVIHGIPTDYVLQEGDIIGLDLGVEVDGYYGDSALTLPIGAISPQDEKLLACSKESLMHAINSIRVGMHFKELSQILEGAITERGFVPLKGFCGHGIGKKPHEEPEIPNYLEKGVKANSGPKIKEGMVFCLEPMVCQKQGEPKILADKWSVVSVDGLNTSHHEHTIAIVGNKAVILTER, encoded by the coding sequence ATGGCAATCTCTATTAAAAGCCCAAAAGAAATCAAAGCTCTAAGAAAAGCCGGGGAATTAACCGCTCAAGCGTTAGCCCTTTTAGAGCGAGAAGTAAGGCCTGGGGTTTCACTTTTGGAGCTGGATAAAATGGCTGAAGATTTTATTAAATCCTCGCATGCTAGGCCTGCTTTTAAGGGGTTGTATGGTTTCCCTAACTCTGTGTGCATGTCCTTAAATGAGGTGGTTATTCATGGCATTCCTACGGATTATGTTTTACAAGAAGGGGATATTATAGGCTTGGATTTGGGGGTGGAGGTGGATGGCTATTATGGCGATTCAGCCCTCACGCTTCCCATAGGCGCAATAAGTCCGCAAGATGAAAAATTGCTCGCTTGCTCTAAAGAGAGCTTGATGCATGCCATTAATTCAATTAGAGTGGGCATGCATTTTAAAGAATTAAGTCAGATTTTAGAGGGCGCTATTACAGAAAGGGGCTTTGTGCCTTTGAAAGGATTTTGCGGGCATGGCATTGGTAAAAAACCCCATGAAGAGCCAGAAATCCCCAACTACCTAGAGAAAGGCGTCAAAGCTAATAGCGGCCCTAAAATCAAAGAGGGCATGGTATTTTGCTTAGAGCCTATGGTGTGTCAAAAACAGGGCGAGCCTAAAATACTAGCGGATAAGTGGAGCGTGGTTTCAGTGGATGGGCTTAACACAAGCCACCATGAGCATACCATCGCCATAGTTGGCAATAAAGCAGTGATTCTTACGGAGCGTTAA
- the secY gene encoding preprotein translocase subunit SecY — MNKAIASKILITLGFLFLYRVLAYIPIPGVDLAAIKAFFDSNSNNALGLFNMFSGNAVSRLSIISLGIMPYITSSIIMELLSATFPNLAKMKKERDGMQKYMQIVRYLTILITLIQAVSVSVGLRSISGGANGAIMIDMQVFMIVSAFSMLTGTMLLMWIGEQITQRGVGNGISLIIFAGIVSGIPSAISGTFNLVNTGVINILMLIGIVLIVLATIFAIIYVELAERRIPISYARKVVMQNQNKRIMNYIPIKLNLSGVIPPIFASALLVFPSTILQQATSNKTLQAIADFLSPQGYAYNILMFLLIIFFAYFYSSIVFNSKDIADNLRRNGGYVPGLRPGEGTSSFLNSVASKLTLWGSLYLALISTVPWILVKAMGVPFYFGGTAVLIVVQVAIDTMKKIEAQIYMSKYKTLSAVGF, encoded by the coding sequence ATGAATAAAGCCATTGCTAGTAAGATACTCATCACTTTGGGTTTTTTATTTCTCTACAGAGTCTTAGCTTATATCCCCATTCCTGGCGTAGATTTAGCAGCGATCAAGGCTTTTTTTGACAGCAATTCCAACAACGCTTTGGGGTTGTTTAACATGTTTAGCGGGAATGCGGTTTCTCGCTTGAGCATCATCTCTTTGGGTATCATGCCCTATATCACTTCTTCCATTATCATGGAGCTTTTGAGTGCGACTTTCCCTAACCTGGCTAAAATGAAAAAAGAGCGAGACGGCATGCAAAAATACATGCAAATTGTGCGCTATTTGACCATTTTAATCACCCTAATCCAAGCGGTGAGCGTATCAGTGGGCTTAAGGAGCATTAGTGGAGGAGCCAATGGAGCGATCATGATTGATATGCAAGTCTTTATGATCGTTTCAGCGTTTTCTATGCTTACAGGGACGATGCTGCTCATGTGGATAGGGGAGCAAATCACGCAAAGGGGCGTGGGGAATGGGATTAGCCTTATTATCTTTGCCGGGATTGTTTCAGGGATCCCATCAGCTATTTCAGGCACATTCAATTTGGTCAATACGGGCGTTATTAATATCTTAATGCTCATTGGTATTGTACTGATTGTTTTAGCGACTATTTTTGCGATCATCTATGTGGAATTAGCTGAGCGCAGGATCCCTATTTCTTATGCGCGTAAAGTGGTGATGCAAAACCAAAACAAGCGCATCATGAATTACATTCCCATTAAGTTGAATTTAAGCGGGGTGATCCCTCCTATTTTCGCTTCAGCTTTGCTCGTGTTCCCTTCTACGATTTTACAGCAAGCCACAAGCAACAAAACCTTGCAAGCGATTGCGGATTTTTTAAGCCCGCAAGGGTATGCGTATAATATTTTGATGTTCTTGCTCATTATCTTTTTTGCTTACTTTTATTCTTCTATCGTGTTCAATTCTAAGGATATTGCGGATAATTTAAGGCGTAATGGCGGGTATGTTCCAGGGCTTAGGCCTGGAGAGGGGACTTCATCGTTTTTAAATTCTGTAGCGAGTAAGCTCACTTTGTGGGGTTCATTGTATTTAGCGCTCATTTCTACCGTGCCTTGGATTTTGGTTAAGGCTATGGGCGTGCCTTTTTACTTTGGAGGCACGGCGGTGCTGATTGTGGTTCAGGTCGCTATTGACACCATGAAAAAGATTGAAGCGCAAATTTATATGAGCAAGTATAAAACTTTAAGCGCGGTAGGCTTTTAA
- the rplO gene encoding 50S ribosomal protein L15: protein MGLENLKPAKGSVKKIKRVGRGQGSGMGKTATRGGKGQTARTGYKAKRGFEGGQQPLQRRLPKIGFRTKDSHIYSINVEKNEAIKNLEEITFSSLRALHHFPLYIEGVKLIGKDAKNLASKIKDERIKTSGQK, encoded by the coding sequence ATGGGATTAGAAAATTTAAAACCCGCTAAAGGTAGCGTTAAAAAGATCAAACGAGTGGGCCGTGGTCAAGGAAGCGGCATGGGAAAAACTGCCACAAGGGGCGGTAAAGGCCAAACTGCAAGGACAGGCTATAAGGCTAAAAGAGGCTTTGAAGGAGGGCAACAACCCTTACAACGCCGTTTGCCTAAAATAGGTTTTAGGACTAAAGATTCTCATATCTATTCTATCAATGTGGAAAAGAATGAAGCGATTAAAAATTTAGAAGAAATCACTTTTTCAAGCTTGCGCGCTTTACACCATTTCCCCCTTTATATTGAAGGCGTGAAGTTGATTGGTAAAGACGCTAAAAACTTGGCTTCTAAAATTAAAGATGAGAGAATCAAAACAAGCGGGCAGAAGTAA
- the rpsE gene encoding 30S ribosomal protein S5 translates to MEEINREEFQEVVVNIGRVTKVVKGGRRFRFNALVVVGNKNGLVGFGLGKAKEVPDAIKKAVDDAFKNLIHVTIKGTTIAHDIEHKYNASRILLKPASEGTGVIAGGSTRPIVELAGIKDILTKSLGSNNPYNVVRATFDALAKIKA, encoded by the coding sequence ATGGAAGAGATTAACAGAGAAGAGTTTCAAGAAGTCGTCGTGAATATTGGCCGTGTAACCAAAGTGGTTAAAGGCGGTAGGCGGTTTCGTTTTAACGCTTTAGTGGTTGTGGGCAATAAAAATGGGCTTGTAGGCTTTGGTTTAGGCAAGGCTAAAGAAGTCCCTGATGCGATTAAAAAAGCGGTAGATGATGCGTTTAAAAACCTAATTCATGTAACGATTAAAGGTACGACTATCGCTCATGATATTGAGCATAAATACAACGCAAGCCGTATTTTACTCAAACCGGCAAGTGAGGGAACGGGAGTGATTGCTGGGGGTTCAACGCGCCCTATCGTGGAATTAGCAGGCATTAAGGATATTCTAACCAAATCTTTAGGCTCCAACAACCCCTATAATGTGGTGCGCGCGACTTTTGACGCTTTAGCGAAAATCAAGGCGTAG
- the rplR gene encoding 50S ribosomal protein L18, which translates to MNAKALYKKKALRDRRKLRIKSKLLGDNLRPRVSVFRSNRYFYAQAIDDVKQSTITHIDGRKMGFKNTQEDAKKLGALFAEELKKAGIERAVYDRNGYLYHGVVAAFAESLRENGIAL; encoded by the coding sequence ATGAACGCGAAAGCATTGTATAAAAAGAAAGCCTTAAGAGATCGCCGAAAATTAAGGATTAAAAGCAAACTCTTGGGCGATAATTTAAGGCCTAGGGTGAGCGTTTTTCGTTCGAATCGCTATTTCTATGCGCAAGCGATTGATGATGTGAAGCAAAGCACTATAACGCATATTGACGGCAGGAAAATGGGCTTTAAAAACACGCAAGAAGACGCTAAAAAATTAGGCGCTCTCTTTGCTGAAGAATTGAAAAAAGCAGGGATTGAGCGAGCGGTTTATGACAGGAATGGTTACCTCTATCATGGCGTGGTGGCAGCGTTTGCTGAAAGCTTGAGAGAGAATGGGATCGCTCTATGA
- the rplF gene encoding 50S ribosomal protein L6 produces the protein MSRIGKRIIEIPSSVQASVEGSKLLFKNSKEKHELETHNRVKITLENNQLSFQPVGEDAQSRAYWGTYGALANNIVTGLSTGFSKTLEVNGVGYKVALGNKTLDLSLGFSHPVKYPIPAGIEMVVEKNTITIKGSDKQKVGQVAAEIRSFRPPEPYKGKGVKYSNEVIIRKAGKTAKK, from the coding sequence ATGTCAAGAATTGGGAAAAGAATCATTGAAATTCCAAGCTCTGTGCAAGCGAGCGTGGAAGGGAGTAAGCTTCTTTTTAAAAACAGCAAAGAAAAGCATGAGTTAGAAACTCACAACCGAGTGAAAATCACGCTTGAAAACAACCAATTGAGCTTCCAGCCTGTGGGCGAAGACGCGCAGTCTAGGGCTTATTGGGGGACTTATGGGGCGTTAGCCAACAACATTGTAACAGGCTTAAGCACTGGTTTCAGTAAGACTTTAGAAGTCAATGGCGTGGGCTATAAGGTGGCTTTGGGTAATAAAACTTTGGATTTGAGTTTGGGTTTTAGCCACCCGGTGAAATACCCCATTCCAGCAGGGATTGAAATGGTGGTGGAAAAAAACACGATCACTATCAAAGGGAGCGATAAGCAAAAAGTAGGGCAAGTCGCCGCTGAAATCAGGAGCTTCAGACCCCCAGAGCCATACAAGGGCAAGGGCGTGAAATACAGCAATGAAGTCATTATTAGAAAAGCTGGTAAAACAGCTAAAAAATAA
- the rpsH gene encoding 30S ribosomal protein S8: MVNDIIADSLTRLRNASMRRLEFTQLYYAKIVVSILEIFKEKGFIKDFNVKDKDKKQSVYVQLAYDEKGHSKISEVKRLSKPGRRVYKQKNELKRFKNGYGVIVVSTSKGVITNEEAYRQNVGGEVLCSIW; the protein is encoded by the coding sequence ATGGTAAATGATATAATTGCAGATTCATTAACTCGTTTGAGAAACGCTTCTATGCGCCGCTTAGAATTCACACAGCTTTATTACGCAAAGATCGTGGTTTCTATTTTAGAGATTTTTAAAGAAAAAGGTTTCATTAAAGATTTCAATGTCAAAGATAAAGACAAGAAACAATCGGTTTATGTGCAATTGGCTTATGATGAAAAAGGGCATTCAAAAATCAGCGAAGTGAAGCGCTTAAGCAAGCCTGGTCGTCGTGTGTATAAGCAAAAAAACGAGTTGAAGCGCTTTAAAAATGGCTATGGCGTGATTGTGGTAAGCACTTCTAAAGGGGTGATCACTAACGAAGAAGCTTACAGACAAAATGTCGGTGGCGAAGTGCTTTGCAGCATTTGGTAA
- a CDS encoding type Z 30S ribosomal protein S14, whose amino-acid sequence MAKKSMIAKAQRKPKFQVRAYTRCRICGRPHSVYRDFGLCRVCLRKMGSEGLIPGLRKASW is encoded by the coding sequence ATGGCTAAAAAATCAATGATAGCAAAGGCTCAAAGGAAACCAAAATTTCAAGTAAGGGCTTATACCAGATGCCGCATTTGTGGGAGACCTCATTCGGTTTATAGGGATTTTGGACTTTGTAGGGTGTGCCTAAGGAAAATGGGCAGTGAGGGACTCATCCCAGGCTTGAGAAAAGCCAGTTGGTAA
- the rplE gene encoding 50S ribosomal protein L5 has protein sequence MFGLKQFYQNEVRAKLAQELDIKNPMLLPKLEKIVISVGAGAHAKDMKIMQNIAQTISLIAGQKAVITKAKKSVAGFKIREGMAVGAKVTLRNKRMYNFLEKLIVISLPRVKDFRGISRNGFDGRGNYTFGINEQLIFPEVVYDDIMVSHGMNITMVTSTDNDKEAFKLLELLGLPFAKVR, from the coding sequence ATGTTTGGTTTGAAACAATTTTATCAAAATGAAGTGAGGGCAAAACTCGCTCAAGAATTGGACATCAAAAACCCCATGCTTTTACCCAAGCTAGAAAAAATCGTTATCAGCGTGGGCGCTGGGGCTCATGCAAAAGACATGAAAATCATGCAAAATATCGCGCAAACGATTTCTTTGATTGCAGGGCAAAAAGCGGTTATCACTAAAGCGAAAAAATCCGTTGCAGGCTTTAAGATCAGAGAAGGCATGGCGGTAGGGGCGAAAGTTACCTTAAGGAATAAACGCATGTATAATTTCTTAGAGAAGCTGATTGTGATTTCATTGCCCAGAGTGAAAGACTTTAGAGGGATTTCACGAAATGGTTTTGATGGGCGTGGGAATTACACCTTTGGGATCAATGAGCAGTTGATTTTCCCGGAAGTGGTTTATGATGATATTATGGTCAGTCATGGCATGAACATCACTATGGTAACTTCTACAGACAACGATAAAGAAGCGTTCAAGTTGTTAGAATTGCTTGGATTGCCTTTTGCAAAAGTGAGATAA
- the rplX gene encoding 50S ribosomal protein L24: protein MKSEIKKNDMVKVIAGDDKGKVAKVLAVLPKTSQVVVEGCKVVKKAIKPTDDNPKGGFIHKEKPMHISNVKKA from the coding sequence ATGAAAAGCGAAATCAAAAAAAATGACATGGTGAAAGTCATTGCAGGAGACGATAAGGGTAAGGTCGCTAAGGTTTTAGCGGTGTTGCCTAAGACTTCTCAAGTGGTTGTTGAAGGGTGTAAAGTGGTGAAAAAAGCGATTAAACCTACTGATGATAACCCTAAAGGGGGCTTTATCCATAAAGAAAAGCCCATGCACATTTCCAATGTGAAGAAAGCCTAA
- the rplN gene encoding 50S ribosomal protein L14, which yields MIQSFTRLNVADNSGAKEIMCIKVLGGSHKRYASVGSVIVASVKKAIPNGKVKRGQVVKAVVVRTKKEIQRKNGSLVRFDDNAAVILDAKKDPVGTRIFGPVSREVRYANFMKIISLAPEVV from the coding sequence ATGATACAGAGTTTTACAAGATTGAATGTCGCTGACAATAGCGGCGCTAAAGAAATCATGTGTATTAAGGTGTTAGGAGGCAGTCACAAACGCTATGCGAGCGTGGGTAGCGTGATCGTGGCTTCTGTGAAAAAAGCTATCCCTAATGGCAAGGTGAAACGCGGTCAAGTAGTCAAAGCCGTTGTGGTGAGAACGAAAAAAGAAATCCAAAGGAAAAATGGTTCTTTGGTGCGTTTTGATGACAATGCGGCAGTGATTTTGGACGCTAAAAAAGATCCGGTTGGCACAAGGATTTTTGGGCCAGTGAGCCGAGAAGTGCGTTACGCTAATTTCATGAAAATTATTTCTCTAGCGCCGGAGGTTGTATAA
- the rpsQ gene encoding 30S ribosomal protein S17 produces the protein MNTKEPHKRLVQGRVISKFAEKSAVILVERKVVHEKYRKIVKKFKKYTIHDENNQVKVGDFVSAIECRPLSKTKSFTLKEILVVGV, from the coding sequence ATGAATACGAAAGAGCCGCATAAAAGGCTGGTGCAAGGCAGGGTTATCAGTAAGTTTGCTGAAAAAAGTGCTGTGATTCTTGTGGAAAGAAAAGTGGTGCATGAAAAATACCGCAAGATTGTTAAAAAGTTCAAAAAATACACCATCCATGATGAAAACAATCAGGTGAAAGTAGGGGATTTTGTGAGCGCGATTGAGTGCAGACCGCTTTCTAAAACCAAGTCCTTCACGCTTAAAGAAATTTTAGTAGTGGGAGTATAA
- the rpmC gene encoding 50S ribosomal protein L29 has translation MKYTELKDKSIKELEELLHAKKAELFELRVKLKAMQLSNPNEIKKARRNIARINTAINAHYSSSVE, from the coding sequence ATGAAATATACTGAATTGAAAGATAAGAGTATCAAGGAATTAGAAGAGTTGTTGCATGCTAAGAAAGCGGAGCTTTTTGAGTTGCGCGTTAAGTTAAAGGCTATGCAATTGAGTAATCCTAACGAGATTAAGAAAGCCAGAAGAAATATCGCTCGCATTAACACGGCCATTAATGCGCATTATTCTTCTAGCGTTGAGTAA
- the rplP gene encoding 50S ribosomal protein L16, producing the protein MLMPKRTKYRKQMKGRNRGKAHRGNSIAFGDIAIKAIEHGRIDSRQIESARVAMTRHIKRAGKVWIRVFPDKPLTAKPLETRMGKGKGSVEKWVMNIKPGRIVYEMLGIEEGLAREALALAQSKLPFKTKIVTCESENEIY; encoded by the coding sequence ATGTTAATGCCAAAAAGAACAAAATACAGAAAGCAAATGAAAGGGCGCAATCGTGGGAAAGCCCATCGTGGTAACTCTATTGCGTTTGGGGATATTGCGATTAAAGCCATAGAGCATGGGAGAATTGATTCACGCCAGATTGAATCCGCAAGGGTGGCCATGACAAGGCACATTAAAAGAGCGGGTAAGGTGTGGATCAGAGTATTTCCCGATAAGCCTTTGACCGCTAAGCCTTTAGAAACCAGGATGGGTAAAGGTAAAGGCTCTGTGGAAAAATGGGTGATGAATATCAAGCCGGGCAGAATCGTTTATGAAATGCTAGGCATTGAAGAAGGACTAGCAAGAGAAGCTTTAGCGTTAGCTCAGAGCAAACTTCCTTTTAAAACCAAAATTGTAACTTGTGAGAGCGAAAATGAAATATACTGA
- the rpsC gene encoding 30S ribosomal protein S3, which produces MGQKVNPVGLRLGINRNWTSRWFPSARTAPSNIDEDNKIRKFLKKELYYAGVSEIVIERAAKKLRVTVVAARPGLIIGKKGVDIEKVKEGLKTLIKKEVSINIKEVKRPQADAQLAAENVATQLEKRVAFRRAMKKVMQAALKSGAKGIKVRVSGRLAGAEIARTEWYMEGRVPLHTLRAKIDYGFAEAMTVYGIIGVKVWIFKGEVLQKGIQFEKKEEAKEEREPRRSRRGRQ; this is translated from the coding sequence ATGGGACAAAAAGTTAATCCGGTAGGTTTAAGATTAGGTATTAATAGGAATTGGACTTCTAGATGGTTCCCTAGCGCTCGCACCGCTCCAAGCAATATTGATGAAGACAATAAGATTAGGAAATTCCTTAAAAAAGAGCTTTATTATGCCGGCGTGAGCGAGATTGTGATTGAAAGAGCGGCTAAAAAACTGCGCGTTACGGTCGTAGCGGCTCGCCCAGGGCTTATCATTGGTAAAAAAGGCGTGGATATTGAAAAAGTCAAAGAAGGCTTAAAAACGCTCATCAAAAAAGAAGTCTCCATTAATATTAAAGAAGTCAAACGCCCCCAAGCTGACGCCCAACTAGCCGCAGAAAATGTAGCTACCCAATTAGAAAAAAGGGTCGCTTTCCGCCGCGCGATGAAAAAAGTCATGCAAGCGGCGTTAAAATCCGGCGCTAAAGGGATCAAGGTGCGCGTTTCTGGTCGTTTAGCAGGGGCTGAAATCGCTCGCACCGAATGGTATATGGAAGGGCGCGTGCCTTTACATACCTTAAGGGCTAAGATTGATTATGGCTTTGCTGAAGCGATGACGGTATATGGTATTATTGGCGTGAAAGTGTGGATTTTCAAAGGGGAAGTTTTGCAAAAAGGTATCCAATTTGAGAAAAAAGAAGAGGCTAAAGAAGAAAGAGAGCCTAGAAGAAGCAGAAGAGGGAGGCAATAA